GAACTGCTTGACCGGACCTTCTTCGCGGGACGTTGCCCACGGATCCTTGGCATCCTTCAGTGAATCAAGCAAACCGGCGTACAGCGCCTTGCGGCCTTCCTCATCCTCAAGAATCTTGCCCTTGATGTAGTCCAGACCGACACGTTCCATGTAGTGGCAGGTGCGCTCCAGATACCAGCCCTCAAGGCGGTAAAGCTGCAGGAAGGCACCGGAATACTCCATGACGTCCTCGTCCGAATTTACCTTGCACAGGAACTGGGCAACTTCGGTCTTGATGCCGCCGTTGCCGGCGATGTAGATCTCGTAGCCGGAATCGACACCGATGATGCCGACGTCCTTGATACCGGCCTCGGCGCAGTTGCGCGGGCAGCCGGAGACGGCCAGCTTGACCTTGTGCGGGGCGTACATGTCGAACAGCATCTTTTCCAGCTTGACGCCCATGTCCATGGCCAGCTGCGTGCCGAAACGGCAGTGTTCGGCACCGACACAGGTCTTCACGGTGCGGATCGACTTGCCGTAAGCGTGGCCGGAAACCATGCCAGCCGCGTTGAGGTCGGCCCACATCGCCGGCAGGTCTTCCTTCTTGACGCCGAGCAGGTCGATACGCTGACCGCCGGTGACTTTCACGGTCGGCACGTTGTACTTCTCGGCGGCATCGGCGATGGCGCGCAGTTCGTTTGGCGTCGTCAGGCCGCCCCACATGCGTGGCACGACGGAGTAAGTGCCGTCCTTCTGGATATTGGCGTGCGACCGCTCGTTGATGAAGCGCGACTGCGGATCGTCCTTGGCTTCATGCGGCCAGGTCGAGATCAGGTAGTAGTTCACCGCCGGGCGACACTTATCGCAACCGTTCGGGGTCTTCCACTCCAGCGCCGCGAAGACAGCCTCCTTGGTAATCAGGTGCTGGCTCAGGATGGCATCGCGCACCACTTTATGCGAGTGATCCGTACAGCCACAAACCGGCTTCTTGTCGGAAGCGGCCGGGGTATAGGCGCCACCGATGGTCGAAGCCAGAATCTGCTCGACCAGGCCGGCACAGGAGCCGCAGGAAGATGCCGCCTTGGTGTGCTTCTTCACCTCATCCAGCGTGAAAAGGCCCTTTTCCTTGATCGCCTTGACGATCGTTCCCTTGGTAATGCCGTTACAGCCGCAGACCTCGGCGCTGTCAGCCATTTCGGCTGCCTTGCTCTTGCCGGCGTGGCCAACGTCACCGACCAGCGACTGGCCGAAGATCAGCGAATCACGAATGTCGTGGATGTCGCGCTTGTCCTTGAGCAGCTGGAAGTACCACGGGCCATCGGCCGTATCGCCGTACATCACGCCGCCGACCAGCTTGTTGTCCTTGATCACCAGCTTCTTGTATACGCCGCCGTAGGGGTCGTTCAGCACGATTTCCTCGGTGCCCTCGCCGCCCATGTATTCACCGGCCGAAAAGAGATCGATGCCAGTCACCTTGAGCTTGGTCGAAGTCACCGAGCCGGTATAGCGGCCGATGCCGTAGCCCGCCAGATGATTGGCCGCAACCTTGGCCTGCTCGAACAGCGGCGCAACGAGGCCGTAGGCGATGCCACGGTGGCTGACGCACTCACCGACGGCGTACACCTTCGGGTCGTAGGTCTGCATCGTGTCGTTCACGACAATGCCGCGGTTGCAGTAGATGCCGGAAGATTCGGCCAGCGAATAGTTGGGGCGGATGCCGGCGGCCATGACGACGAGGTCGGCCGGAATCTGCATGCCGTCCTTGAAGCGGATGGCGGCAACACGGCCGCTCTCGCCCTGGATCAGCGCCTCGGTCTGCTTTTGCAGCAGGAACTTGAGGCCCTTGTCTTCGAGGGATTTCTGCAGCATGCGACCGGCGACTTCATCAAGCTGGCGTTCGAGCAGCCACGGGCCGAGGTGCACGACGGTCACATCCATACCGCGCAATTTGAGGCCGTTGGCCGCTTCGAGGCCGAGCAGGCCGCCGCCGATGACCACCGCGTGCTTGTGCTTGGTCGCGGCATCGATCATTTCATCGGTATCCTTGATATCGCGATAACCGATGACGCCGGGCAGGTCGTTGCCTGGAATCGGCAGCATAAAGGGGGTCGAGCCGGTGGCGATCAGCAGGCGGTCGTAATATTCCTCGGTGCCGTCTTCAGCAATGACCTTGCGGCTGACACGATCAATCGTCTTGATCTGCTTGCCGGTGTGCAGCGTAATGTTGTTTTCCTTGTACCACGCCAGTTCGTTGAGCACGATTTCCTGGATGGTCATTTCGCCCGCCAGGACCGGCGAAAGGAGAATACGGTTGTAGTTCGGGTGCGGCTCGGCGCCGAAGATGGTGATGTCGTAGTGATCCGGCTTGATCTTCAGGAGTTCTTCGACGGTGCGGACACCGGCCATGCCGTTGCCGATCAGGACGAGACGGGGTTTGCTCATTTTTGGCTCCAACGTTGCGCGCACCCTGGGGTGCAAAATTTATTTCAGCGCATGACGTCGTTGCCATCGAGCCGCCCCCGTTGGCGGTTGATTCGCTGTACTGGCAATCCTTATCGCAAGGCCCATGCCAGACAGACAAGCAACTGTTTATTAAGAAGTTTTTAAAATTCGCTTGAAGATCGACGCACCAAAACGGGGCGAACATCTCCAGTGCGGTGCAGTTTCAAGCTCCCTCTGGGCAAATTACAAAGCGCTTGCAGCAACCGCCTGACTCAAGGTTTTCAAGGCCGGCATCAGGGAGCCTTCTCGCAGCACGATCATGCCTGTGGGTACGTTGGCGATATCGGCAGGAAGTGACTCAACCACCAGATCTGCCGCATGCAAGGATTTCTCAACCACGCGCCGTGGCATCAGCGTCCAGCCCAAGCCAACCGAGACGCACCCGAGGATGCCTTCGAGTGTTCCAAATTCCATGGCATCGGCCACGGCATGACCAATCGTACGTTGCCAGGCCATTGCCCTCGCCCGGTAGGCACAACCTTCGCGGAAAAGAATCAATGGCTGGCGCGCCGGGCTGGCTCCGCGCGCGCAAACCTGAACCAGTTCTTCAACCACCAGTTGCTCGAAAACCAGCTCCGGATGCACGACCGGCCCCGCGACAAAGGCGCAATCCAGTTTGTGACTCAAGACTTTGTCCATCAAGTGAGCCGTCGTATCGGTATAAACCCGCAACTCGATGCCCGAATGATCGGCCCTGACAGCCTTCAGCGCCGTCGGCAAATGCAGGGCCGCAAAGGTTTCCATGGCACCGATGCGCAACTCGCCGACGCTCTCGCCAACCTGACGGACTGCCGCACTGGTCTGCCGCTCAAGCAGCAACATCCGACGTGCGTAATCAAGCAGGACACGTCCCGAAGGCGCCAGCTCCAGGCCGCGCCCCTTGCGGAAAAAGAGATCGGTCCCAAGCTCCTCTTCCAGCCGGCGAATCCGGCCGGTCACGTTCGATTGAACGGTGTTGAGCTTGCGCGAAGCGGCAAGAATGCCGCCTTCTTCCACCACAGCCTGAAATGTTCGCAGGGCGACGAGCTCCATTGATATCTCCAATAAAGAACAAAGCATTCACAATAATTCATTTGTTTAGATTAATTATCCTCGTTAATGTATTAGTAACCAATAAGCCTGGATAAAAAATGACTTCACAGAGAGAACGCATCAAAGTGCTTGGGGCAGGCATTTTCAGCCTGATTCTGGTACTCGGCGTAGCCCGCTTTTCGTACACCCCGCTGCTCCCGTTGATGCAGCAACAAGCCGGGCTGGGCGTTGCGGAAGCCGGCTGGCTGGCAGCCATCAACTACGCCGGCTATTTGAGTGGCGCACTGATTGCGTCCCTGATCAGCGACCTGGTGCTCAAGGACAAGCTTTACCGGATTGGTCTGGTAACGGCCATTCTCAGTACGGCAGCTATGGGCATGAGCACCGATCTGACGGTCTGGGCCATCTCGCGCTTTGTCGCCGGACTGAGCAGCGCAGCCGGCATGTTGCTCGGCACAGGGCTTATCCTGAACTGGCTGATTCGGCACAATCATCGCAGCGAACTTGGCATCCACTTTGCCGGCATCGGCCTGGGCATTGCCGGCTGCGCTTCGGCCGTCGCCGTCATGAGCCACGGGCTTGACTGGCGGGAGCAGTGGTTTGCCTTCACGTTGATCGGCTGCGTTCTGCTGATTCCTGCGCTCGCCTGGCTCCCTGCCCCCGACACCAGCGGTATCACCCAGAGCGGCCAGAAAATGGAAGACAAGCCGCCCAGCCCACTTTTCATGCGCCTCTTCATGGCTGCCTATTTCTGTGCCGGCATCGGTTATGTCGTCAGCGCGACGTTTATCGTCGCCATCATCGAGCGCCTGCCGGGCCTGACGGGCCAAGGCAACTGGGTTTTTCTGGCCATCGGCATCGGTGCGGCCCCTGCCTGCATCAACTGGGATTTCATTGCCCGACGCATTGGCGACCTGAATGCATTGATCGCGGCCGCCATCCTGCAAATTGTCGGCATTCTCTTGCCGGTGATGATCGGCGGCCTGGGGGCTGCCATTTTCGGGGCGCTGCTCTTTGGCGGCACGTTCATCGGTATGGTCAGCCTGGTCCTGACCATGGCGGGGCGTTATTACCCGACCCGACCGGCGAAAATGATGGGAAAAATGACGCTTTCCTACGGCGCGGCACAAATCATCGGCCCTGCCGTGACCGGCTGGCTGGCGACCTCGCTGGGCAGCTACAACGCGGGTCTGTATCTGGCTGCGACGGTCATGGCGATTGGCACGTTACTGCTCT
The sequence above is drawn from the Dechloromonas sp. TW-R-39-2 genome and encodes:
- a CDS encoding LysR substrate-binding domain-containing protein — translated: MELVALRTFQAVVEEGGILAASRKLNTVQSNVTGRIRRLEEELGTDLFFRKGRGLELAPSGRVLLDYARRMLLLERQTSAAVRQVGESVGELRIGAMETFAALHLPTALKAVRADHSGIELRVYTDTTAHLMDKVLSHKLDCAFVAGPVVHPELVFEQLVVEELVQVCARGASPARQPLILFREGCAYRARAMAWQRTIGHAVADAMEFGTLEGILGCVSVGLGWTLMPRRVVEKSLHAADLVVESLPADIANVPTGMIVLREGSLMPALKTLSQAVAASAL
- a CDS encoding YbfB/YjiJ family MFS transporter → MTSQRERIKVLGAGIFSLILVLGVARFSYTPLLPLMQQQAGLGVAEAGWLAAINYAGYLSGALIASLISDLVLKDKLYRIGLVTAILSTAAMGMSTDLTVWAISRFVAGLSSAAGMLLGTGLILNWLIRHNHRSELGIHFAGIGLGIAGCASAVAVMSHGLDWREQWFAFTLIGCVLLIPALAWLPAPDTSGITQSGQKMEDKPPSPLFMRLFMAAYFCAGIGYVVSATFIVAIIERLPGLTGQGNWVFLAIGIGAAPACINWDFIARRIGDLNALIAAAILQIVGILLPVMIGGLGAAIFGALLFGGTFIGMVSLVLTMAGRYYPTRPAKMMGKMTLSYGAAQIIGPAVTGWLATSLGSYNAGLYLAATVMAIGTLLLWLLKNVERRDALQAQLGTPCPQS
- the nirB gene encoding nitrite reductase large subunit NirB; translation: MSKPRLVLIGNGMAGVRTVEELLKIKPDHYDITIFGAEPHPNYNRILLSPVLAGEMTIQEIVLNELAWYKENNITLHTGKQIKTIDRVSRKVIAEDGTEEYYDRLLIATGSTPFMLPIPGNDLPGVIGYRDIKDTDEMIDAATKHKHAVVIGGGLLGLEAANGLKLRGMDVTVVHLGPWLLERQLDEVAGRMLQKSLEDKGLKFLLQKQTEALIQGESGRVAAIRFKDGMQIPADLVVMAAGIRPNYSLAESSGIYCNRGIVVNDTMQTYDPKVYAVGECVSHRGIAYGLVAPLFEQAKVAANHLAGYGIGRYTGSVTSTKLKVTGIDLFSAGEYMGGEGTEEIVLNDPYGGVYKKLVIKDNKLVGGVMYGDTADGPWYFQLLKDKRDIHDIRDSLIFGQSLVGDVGHAGKSKAAEMADSAEVCGCNGITKGTIVKAIKEKGLFTLDEVKKHTKAASSCGSCAGLVEQILASTIGGAYTPAASDKKPVCGCTDHSHKVVRDAILSQHLITKEAVFAALEWKTPNGCDKCRPAVNYYLISTWPHEAKDDPQSRFINERSHANIQKDGTYSVVPRMWGGLTTPNELRAIADAAEKYNVPTVKVTGGQRIDLLGVKKEDLPAMWADLNAAGMVSGHAYGKSIRTVKTCVGAEHCRFGTQLAMDMGVKLEKMLFDMYAPHKVKLAVSGCPRNCAEAGIKDVGIIGVDSGYEIYIAGNGGIKTEVAQFLCKVNSDEDVMEYSGAFLQLYRLEGWYLERTCHYMERVGLDYIKGKILEDEEGRKALYAGLLDSLKDAKDPWATSREEGPVKQFIPIMVEA